A section of the Bacillus pumilus genome encodes:
- a CDS encoding GNAT family N-acetyltransferase: MQIESLFGTFPVVASKNILLKKVEEHHLPELFSIYDNDAVFQYCGIIPKHNLQTVKKMIGHFERDYTKKSRVKWGIFQKNMPHTLVGIIEIMDLNQKVNAVTIGYFLAEEHWGKGIATEAVSTLVTFLFEEIDINRIQAEVMPANEVSKKVLLKNGFIKEGLLRQAVLWSGKGVVDLEIYSMLKADYIHGE; this comes from the coding sequence ATGCAAATAGAAAGTCTGTTTGGAACTTTTCCTGTAGTTGCGTCAAAGAATATATTGTTAAAAAAGGTGGAAGAGCATCATTTGCCAGAGTTATTTTCAATTTACGACAATGACGCAGTCTTTCAGTATTGTGGAATCATTCCCAAACATAACCTCCAAACGGTAAAAAAGATGATTGGACATTTTGAACGAGATTATACGAAGAAAAGCAGAGTGAAATGGGGAATCTTTCAAAAGAACATGCCCCATACGCTAGTTGGCATCATTGAAATAATGGACCTCAATCAAAAAGTGAATGCGGTGACGATTGGCTATTTCTTGGCAGAGGAACATTGGGGCAAGGGCATCGCAACAGAAGCTGTCTCTACACTTGTGACATTTCTTTTTGAAGAGATTGATATCAATAGAATTCAAGCAGAGGTCATGCCAGCAAATGAAGTATCGAAAAAAGTCCTATTGAAAAATGGTTTTATCAAAGAAGGGCTCCTCAGACAAGCTGTTTTATGGTCTGGCAAAGGAGTTGTTGATTTAGAAATATACAGCATGTTGAAGGCGGATTACATACATGGTGAATAA
- a CDS encoding transglutaminase TgpA family protein has product MLHTHQRQSRFELFIYYAVAFLLLWEWLRPLQDFTETSHTSYFIIFIGLTCLFTFFRLKWYVTFPVCTGLILLALYLIFYQAEPSYPAALFDDIKDNITLMSTGMWSDMYPSFRTLLFYILLWLLVYLLHYWVVYQQRIFFFLLMTIVYVTILDTFTPYDATFAIVRIMVFGFCLLGLLYFDRLRSAEGIRVSQKARLKWFLPMLALVLLSATLGASLPKSDPKWPDPVPFFKAVTNQDGSAGQNKVGYSTDDSSLGGPFSEDQTPVFKWSGKEPSYFRVETKSIYTGKGWEDASNDTKPTRLKEDSVPNRWFTEHVKTEEHETRVDMESNYRFNHAVYPIGTIMLMPMDNIPLQIMGKTEKIVPSMQNPPKNLGNYQVSFLSPTFILEDLQKIKVPTKKQVNQEVGREYLQLPSSLPERVKTLANSLTETKDNMYDKAKAIEDYLGSAKFSYETQNVAVPSSQEDYVDQFLFDTMIGYCDNFSTSMIVLLRSIGIPARWVKGYTSGQLYETQMDGNNVYEVTNNNAHSWVEVYFPNRGWVTFEPTKGFTNPETFTNESASSDQTDDDQKEEDQPSSDASEDQPTEQPQQQETAQPAEPKKQTVQAKPNMVHVGSILGFAAGAMILLGLISWMLYRFRGRWLPFFIVRKVKRLPEEEVFFYAYAALLKQLKRRGIEKKPGMTLREFASLIDDKDGDHLMTELTRLYERALYRREDASMLWGQSAKLWENLINRR; this is encoded by the coding sequence ATGCTGCATACGCATCAGCGGCAAAGCCGTTTTGAGTTGTTCATCTATTATGCTGTAGCATTTCTGCTGCTTTGGGAGTGGCTTCGACCGCTTCAAGATTTTACAGAGACGAGTCATACGTCTTATTTCATCATTTTTATAGGGCTTACCTGTTTGTTTACATTCTTTCGTTTGAAGTGGTATGTGACGTTTCCTGTTTGTACTGGCTTGATTTTGCTCGCCTTATATTTGATCTTTTATCAAGCAGAGCCAAGCTATCCGGCTGCATTATTTGATGATATTAAAGATAATATCACCTTGATGAGCACAGGCATGTGGAGTGACATGTATCCCTCCTTCCGCACATTATTGTTTTATATTTTGCTATGGCTGCTTGTCTACTTGCTTCATTATTGGGTGGTCTATCAGCAACGTATCTTTTTCTTTTTACTCATGACGATTGTATATGTCACGATTCTGGATACGTTTACGCCATATGATGCAACCTTTGCGATCGTTCGCATAATGGTGTTTGGTTTTTGTTTGCTTGGGTTGCTGTATTTCGATCGACTGCGTTCGGCTGAAGGCATTCGGGTATCACAGAAGGCGCGTCTAAAGTGGTTTTTGCCCATGCTGGCGCTTGTTCTTCTGTCAGCAACACTCGGTGCTTCTTTACCAAAGTCTGATCCGAAATGGCCTGATCCTGTCCCGTTTTTTAAGGCGGTGACGAATCAAGATGGCTCTGCGGGACAGAATAAGGTGGGATATAGTACAGATGATTCATCGCTTGGTGGACCGTTTAGTGAGGACCAAACACCGGTCTTTAAATGGAGCGGAAAGGAGCCGTCCTACTTTCGTGTCGAAACAAAAAGTATTTACACAGGAAAAGGCTGGGAGGATGCTTCAAATGATACGAAGCCTACTCGGCTAAAAGAGGACAGTGTACCGAATCGTTGGTTTACCGAGCATGTAAAAACAGAGGAGCACGAAACGAGAGTCGATATGGAATCGAATTATCGATTTAATCATGCCGTCTATCCAATTGGGACGATCATGCTGATGCCAATGGATAACATTCCGCTGCAAATCATGGGCAAAACGGAGAAAATTGTCCCGTCTATGCAAAACCCACCTAAAAATTTGGGGAACTATCAAGTCAGTTTCTTATCTCCTACATTTATCCTTGAGGATTTGCAGAAAATCAAAGTACCGACAAAGAAGCAGGTCAATCAGGAGGTTGGCCGTGAATATTTGCAGCTTCCTTCCTCATTGCCAGAACGAGTGAAAACATTGGCAAACAGCTTAACGGAAACGAAGGATAATATGTACGACAAGGCTAAAGCGATTGAGGATTACTTAGGGTCTGCGAAATTTTCATATGAAACGCAAAATGTCGCTGTGCCAAGTAGTCAAGAAGATTATGTGGATCAATTTTTGTTTGATACGATGATCGGCTACTGTGATAATTTTTCAACCTCGATGATTGTGCTACTTCGTTCGATTGGGATTCCGGCGAGATGGGTGAAGGGCTACACGTCAGGTCAATTATATGAAACACAGATGGATGGAAACAATGTGTACGAAGTGACCAATAACAATGCGCATTCATGGGTAGAAGTGTATTTTCCAAACAGAGGCTGGGTGACCTTCGAACCGACAAAAGGTTTTACAAACCCAGAGACCTTTACAAATGAATCGGCTTCAAGTGATCAAACTGATGATGATCAAAAGGAAGAAGATCAGCCTAGCTCTGATGCAAGCGAAGATCAGCCGACAGAACAGCCGCAGCAGCAAGAGACAGCACAGCCGGCTGAACCAAAGAAACAAACAGTGCAAGCGAAGCCTAATATGGTGCATGTTGGATCAATCTTGGGTTTTGCGGCAGGAGCTATGATCCTTCTAGGCTTGATAAGCTGGATGCTTTATCGATTCAGAGGAAGATGGCTGCCATTCTTTATTGTAAGAAAGGTGAAACGTCTGCCAGAGGAGGAAGTATTCTTCTATGCGTATGCTGCGCTATTAAAGCAGCTGAAGCGCAGGGGAATTGAGAAAAAACCTGGCATGACGCTAAGAGAATTTGCTTCTTTGATCGATGACAAAGATGGAGATCATCTGATGACAGAGCTGACGCGACTCTATGAGCGGGCACTCTATCGACGAGAGGATGCGTCGATGCTTTGGGGGCAATCGGCAAAGTTATGGGAAAATTTAATAAACAGGAGATAG
- a CDS encoding Fe3+ hydroxamate ABC transporter substrate-binding protein, with amino-acid sequence MFRFEEPTCASCQKKIEGNEEVYVKLVYPKRKGMTEVKAWLRNEGVFYCQACTEQKTSHGG; translated from the coding sequence TTGTTTCGATTCGAAGAACCCACGTGTGCTAGCTGTCAGAAAAAAATAGAAGGAAACGAAGAAGTGTACGTTAAGTTGGTCTATCCAAAGAGAAAAGGAATGACAGAGGTGAAGGCTTGGCTGAGGAATGAAGGGGTTTTTTATTGTCAGGCATGTACAGAACAAAAGACATCGCATGGAGGATAA
- the guaA gene encoding glutamine-hydrolyzing GMP synthase: protein MTNLVNEMILVLDFGSQYNQLITRRIREFGVYSELHPHTLTAEEIKEMAPKGIILSGGPNSVYDEGSFRCDEKIFDLDIPILGICYGMQLMTHYLGGKVEAASQREYGKADIHINGTPALFKDLPTDQVVWMSHGDLVVEVPEGFTVDATSAHCPNSAMSLAEKNFYGVQFHPEVRHSEYGNDLLKNFVFGVCDCDGKWSMENFIEIEMQKIRETVGDKQVLCALSGGVDSSVVAVLIHKAIGDQLTCIFVDHGLLRKGEAEGVMKTFSEGFNMNVIKVDAKDRFLNKLKGVSDPEQKRKFIGNEFIYVFDDEADKLKGIDYLAQGTLYTDIIESGTATAQTIKSHHNVGGLPEDMQFELIEPLNTLFKDEVRALGSELGIPDDIVWRQPFPGPGLGIRVLGEISEEKLEIVRESDAILREEIANFGLERDIWQYFTVLPDIRSVGVMGDARTYDYTIGIRAVTSIDGMTSDWARIPWDVLEKISTRIVNEVKHVNRVVYDITSKPPATIEWE, encoded by the coding sequence ATGACAAATTTAGTAAATGAAATGATTTTGGTTCTAGATTTCGGCAGTCAATACAATCAGCTGATCACACGCCGTATTCGTGAATTTGGTGTGTACAGTGAGCTTCATCCGCACACTTTAACTGCTGAAGAAATTAAAGAAATGGCGCCTAAAGGAATCATCCTTTCTGGCGGACCAAACAGTGTTTATGATGAAGGATCTTTCCGCTGTGATGAAAAGATTTTTGATCTAGACATTCCGATTCTAGGCATTTGCTACGGCATGCAGCTCATGACTCACTATTTAGGCGGGAAAGTAGAAGCGGCAAGCCAGCGTGAATACGGAAAAGCAGATATCCACATTAATGGAACGCCTGCTTTATTTAAAGACCTTCCGACTGATCAAGTCGTTTGGATGAGCCATGGTGACCTCGTTGTTGAAGTACCAGAAGGCTTTACAGTTGATGCAACAAGTGCACATTGTCCAAACTCAGCGATGAGCTTAGCTGAGAAGAATTTCTATGGCGTTCAGTTCCACCCAGAGGTTCGTCACTCTGAGTACGGAAATGACCTATTGAAAAACTTTGTCTTCGGCGTGTGTGATTGCGATGGCAAATGGTCAATGGAGAACTTCATTGAAATCGAAATGCAGAAAATCCGTGAAACAGTAGGCGATAAACAAGTACTGTGCGCACTAAGTGGCGGTGTGGATTCATCTGTTGTGGCGGTATTGATCCACAAAGCCATCGGCGATCAGCTGACATGTATTTTCGTTGACCACGGTCTTCTTCGCAAAGGCGAAGCAGAAGGGGTTATGAAGACATTTAGCGAAGGTTTCAACATGAACGTGATTAAAGTAGATGCAAAAGATCGTTTCTTAAACAAGCTAAAAGGTGTGTCTGATCCTGAGCAAAAACGTAAATTCATCGGTAACGAATTCATCTATGTATTCGATGACGAAGCGGACAAGCTAAAAGGAATCGACTACTTAGCACAAGGAACACTTTACACAGACATTATTGAGAGCGGAACAGCAACGGCACAAACAATCAAATCTCATCACAACGTAGGCGGTCTTCCAGAAGACATGCAGTTCGAATTGATTGAGCCACTTAATACGCTATTCAAGGATGAAGTCCGTGCCTTAGGTTCAGAGCTTGGCATTCCTGATGACATCGTCTGGAGACAGCCATTCCCAGGTCCAGGACTAGGTATCCGTGTACTAGGTGAAATTTCTGAAGAAAAACTAGAAATCGTCCGTGAATCGGATGCGATTCTACGCGAAGAAATTGCCAACTTCGGCCTTGAGCGCGACATCTGGCAATACTTCACGGTTCTCCCAGACATCCGCAGCGTAGGTGTCATGGGTGACGCAAGAACATACGACTATACAATCGGCATCCGTGCTGTTACTTCTATTGATGGTATGACGAGTGACTGGGCAAGAATCCCTTGGGATGTACTTGAAAAGATCTCAACTCGTATCGTGAATGAAGTGAAGCATGTGAACCGCGTGGTGTATGATATTACGAGTAAGCCGCCTGCTACAATTGAGTGGGAGTAG
- a CDS encoding DUF58 domain-containing protein, giving the protein MSWFLFYAFLPYALYALLFALVPLRVTAKRTLQQTRLKAGDVLSVDLEIKRTNPFPYVYVLIEDDPPDTFHLKEQIEMKQMLFPWFRKTWRFSYQLNDVMRGEHHLSAVRIKTGDMFGFVEKEVIIPLEKKLLVYPKMLDLQVESAESVNENGGKAVHSWLNEPTHVTTGVREYQQGDRFAWVDWKTTARRGQLMTKEFEQNQTKDLVVFADFTDEAAFETVVSITASVLQSAVKKGVPAGLVPLGDQHVFRVDQGESHLQDLLYFLTMVQHHPSRAHEYKAFAASEYQYAGKYVVTGHLHEELAESLFGNRNRKNITVLLVKRAVDRYTAKEKQLVDRLKSSGIRTTVLFEDRLHERTVR; this is encoded by the coding sequence GTGAGTTGGTTCCTTTTTTATGCATTTTTACCATATGCGTTGTATGCTTTGCTGTTTGCGCTCGTGCCGCTGAGAGTGACAGCGAAAAGGACTTTACAACAAACCCGCTTGAAGGCGGGAGACGTGCTGTCCGTTGACCTTGAAATCAAGCGGACAAATCCATTTCCATACGTTTACGTCTTGATTGAGGATGATCCTCCAGACACCTTTCATTTAAAGGAACAAATTGAAATGAAGCAAATGCTGTTTCCTTGGTTTCGGAAAACGTGGCGTTTTTCCTATCAATTGAATGATGTCATGCGCGGGGAACATCATTTGTCAGCGGTTCGAATCAAAACGGGGGATATGTTTGGTTTTGTGGAGAAAGAAGTCATCATCCCGTTAGAAAAAAAGCTGCTTGTTTATCCGAAAATGCTCGATCTTCAGGTTGAGTCTGCTGAGTCAGTGAATGAAAATGGAGGCAAAGCGGTTCACTCTTGGTTAAATGAACCGACCCATGTGACTACAGGTGTAAGGGAATACCAGCAAGGAGACCGTTTTGCCTGGGTGGACTGGAAGACGACAGCTAGAAGAGGCCAGCTGATGACGAAGGAATTTGAACAGAATCAAACAAAGGATCTTGTCGTTTTTGCTGATTTTACAGATGAAGCGGCATTTGAGACCGTCGTTTCTATTACAGCTTCAGTTCTCCAATCGGCAGTGAAAAAAGGAGTTCCGGCAGGCCTTGTCCCACTTGGTGATCAACATGTCTTTCGAGTGGATCAAGGAGAGTCTCATTTGCAGGACTTGCTTTATTTTTTAACAATGGTGCAGCACCATCCTTCTCGCGCACATGAATATAAAGCGTTCGCAGCGAGTGAGTACCAATACGCTGGAAAATATGTCGTTACGGGTCATCTACATGAAGAGCTTGCTGAGAGCCTCTTTGGAAATCGAAATAGAAAGAACATCACTGTTCTTTTAGTGAAGAGAGCCGTGGATCGATACACGGCAAAAGAAAAACAGCTTGTAGACCGGCTGAAGTCATCGGGAATACGCACGACCGTTTTATTTGAAGACCGGCTGCACGAAAGAACTGTGAGGTGA
- a CDS encoding GNAT family N-acetyltransferase, translating into MKKINFPQTFPTIHTERLILKQATIEDAEDMHTYLSNEAVCRYMGIDAHESIEDTKGEIKWYDNIFKEQTGIRWGISLKDDPAIIGSCGFLNLEKQHCRTEIGYELHHDHWRKGIMKEAITAVLRYGFQEMNLNRIEAIIDPANTSSVQLLEKIDFVQEGLLREYDLGQHGFDDVFMYSILKRDYNTQ; encoded by the coding sequence ATGAAAAAAATCAACTTTCCACAAACATTTCCAACAATTCATACCGAAAGACTAATCTTAAAACAAGCAACGATCGAAGATGCTGAGGATATGCATACCTATTTATCCAATGAAGCCGTGTGCCGCTACATGGGCATTGATGCTCATGAATCCATTGAAGACACAAAAGGAGAAATCAAGTGGTATGACAATATCTTCAAAGAACAAACAGGCATCCGGTGGGGCATTTCTTTAAAAGATGATCCTGCGATCATCGGCAGCTGTGGATTTCTTAACTTGGAAAAACAGCACTGCCGCACGGAAATTGGCTATGAATTACACCACGATCATTGGAGAAAAGGCATTATGAAGGAAGCGATTACTGCGGTATTGCGATATGGATTTCAGGAAATGAACTTAAACCGGATTGAAGCCATTATTGATCCAGCAAATACGTCCTCTGTTCAATTATTGGAGAAGATAGATTTTGTACAAGAGGGTTTATTGAGAGAGTATGATCTTGGCCAACATGGGTTTGATGATGTGTTTATGTATTCTATTTTGAAGCGGGATTACAATACACAATAG
- a CDS encoding helix-turn-helix domain-containing protein — MSYQEHEKTIQETLKYIEQHLKDDLPLQTLAKHAGYSRFHFHRMFKKVIKKSVVDYIRERRMTQAAKDLIHTDQRAIDIALQYRFSSQESFTRAFKKIYDMSPARYRKLLRNVINEEETNMADHQNTPTGWIMTGDTPSDYETGLDNRIVHSGTNSAYLKSNDKKAGGFATLMQQIKSDRYRGERLQFSAFVKSEDVQGSAGLWMRIDHSSGEILAFDNMMNRPITGTNGWNHFSVVLDVPVKSEVIAFGILLQGPGHIWMDELSFKIVDESVPVTEQNTVDHLEDEPVNLNFEG, encoded by the coding sequence TTGTCCTATCAAGAACATGAGAAAACGATTCAAGAAACATTGAAATATATTGAACAGCATCTGAAAGATGATTTACCGCTTCAAACTCTAGCGAAACACGCTGGTTATTCTAGGTTTCACTTTCACCGTATGTTCAAAAAAGTGATTAAGAAGTCAGTGGTTGATTATATACGGGAACGACGGATGACCCAAGCGGCGAAGGATTTAATTCATACAGACCAACGGGCGATTGACATCGCATTGCAGTATCGATTTAGTTCACAGGAATCCTTTACTAGAGCCTTTAAGAAGATATATGACATGTCACCCGCACGTTATCGGAAATTATTAAGGAATGTAATTAATGAGGAGGAAACAAATATGGCAGATCATCAGAACACACCTACTGGATGGATTATGACGGGGGATACCCCATCTGACTATGAAACAGGTTTGGATAACAGAATTGTACACAGTGGGACTAACTCCGCTTATTTAAAATCAAATGATAAAAAAGCTGGAGGTTTCGCAACATTGATGCAGCAAATTAAATCTGATCGTTACCGAGGAGAACGGCTTCAATTTTCTGCTTTTGTTAAAAGCGAAGATGTGCAAGGCTCAGCTGGTTTATGGATGAGAATTGACCACTCTTCAGGTGAAATTCTTGCGTTTGACAACATGATGAACCGTCCTATTACAGGAACAAATGGCTGGAATCATTTTAGTGTCGTACTAGATGTTCCAGTAAAAAGTGAAGTCATTGCGTTTGGCATATTACTACAAGGTCCAGGTCACATTTGGATGGACGAACTTAGTTTTAAAATTGTAGATGAAAGTGTGCCAGTGACAGAACAAAATACTGTGGATCATTTAGAGGATGAACCAGTGAATTTAAATTTTGAAGGCTAG
- a CDS encoding 2-isopropylmalate synthase, which yields MFNHKKYEKKYFLPPNLTYDWVKNETLESAPIWCSVDLRDGNQALPIPMNLEEKLEMFQLLVEIGFKEIEIAFPAASDTEFRLLRTLIDHHMIPDDVTIMVITQAREHIIRRTFEAIKGVPKAIVHLYNSTSEAQRRQVFKKTKDEVKQMAMDGAILVKELAEKTESDIYFQYSPESFPGTEVDYALNICNSVLDIWKPTPNHKAIINIPTTVEYSMPHIFASQIEYIHKNLSYRDSVTLSVHPHNDRGSGVSDAEFGVLAGAERVEGTLFGIGERTGNVDLITLAMNMYSQGYDPKLNFNNLEAIRKQYEKLTNITVHERQPYSGEMVFTAFSGSHQDAISKGMKYRKEHHVDKWDVPYIPVDPVDLGRNYQTDVIRINSQSGKGGIGYILETNYGIQLPYQMNEAMGYEAKKVSDQSNRELSVEEIYHVFEKQYVDFHPHFQLLDYQFHKGEKQEVTLTLLRDHQQIDIQGTGTGSLDAISNALKAYFHLEYDLEVYEQNSLGKDSQAKACAQIGISHQGKMHWGAGIDKDIIEATVKALVVAVNRLEVWM from the coding sequence ATGTTTAACCACAAAAAATACGAAAAGAAATACTTTTTGCCACCGAACCTTACTTATGATTGGGTGAAGAACGAAACATTAGAAAGTGCTCCGATATGGTGCAGTGTGGACTTACGGGATGGAAATCAAGCATTACCTATTCCTATGAACTTAGAAGAAAAATTGGAAATGTTCCAATTACTAGTAGAGATCGGTTTTAAAGAAATTGAAATCGCATTTCCAGCTGCTTCTGATACGGAGTTTAGGCTATTACGGACACTGATTGATCATCATATGATTCCAGACGATGTCACGATTATGGTGATCACGCAAGCGAGAGAGCATATTATCCGCCGGACCTTCGAAGCCATTAAGGGGGTACCGAAAGCGATTGTTCATTTATATAATTCGACTTCAGAAGCGCAGCGCAGACAAGTATTTAAGAAAACAAAAGATGAAGTGAAACAAATGGCAATGGATGGAGCTATTTTAGTCAAGGAACTTGCCGAAAAAACAGAAAGCGATATTTATTTTCAATATAGTCCTGAAAGCTTTCCAGGAACAGAAGTTGATTATGCTTTAAATATTTGTAACAGTGTTTTAGATATTTGGAAACCGACACCAAATCATAAAGCGATCATCAATATTCCGACAACAGTTGAATATTCAATGCCTCATATCTTTGCAAGTCAGATTGAGTATATACACAAAAATCTGTCTTACCGAGACAGTGTGACATTATCTGTTCATCCTCATAATGACCGCGGTTCTGGGGTGAGTGATGCAGAATTTGGCGTGCTAGCTGGCGCAGAAAGAGTCGAAGGTACATTATTCGGTATCGGTGAACGTACAGGGAACGTAGACTTGATCACCTTGGCGATGAATATGTACTCACAAGGTTATGATCCAAAATTGAATTTCAATAACCTAGAAGCGATTCGTAAACAATATGAAAAACTAACCAACATTACTGTTCATGAGAGACAGCCATATTCTGGCGAGATGGTATTCACCGCATTCTCTGGGTCACATCAAGATGCGATATCTAAAGGTATGAAATATAGAAAGGAACATCATGTTGATAAATGGGACGTTCCGTATATCCCAGTAGATCCAGTTGACTTGGGGAGGAATTATCAAACGGATGTGATTCGAATCAATAGCCAGTCTGGAAAAGGCGGCATAGGTTATATACTAGAAACAAATTATGGCATTCAACTTCCTTATCAAATGAATGAAGCCATGGGATATGAAGCGAAGAAAGTATCTGATCAGTCAAATAGGGAATTGTCTGTCGAAGAAATATATCATGTTTTTGAAAAGCAGTATGTTGATTTTCACCCTCATTTCCAGCTGCTTGATTATCAATTTCATAAAGGAGAAAAGCAGGAAGTCACCTTAACTTTGCTGAGAGATCATCAACAAATTGACATACAAGGAACTGGCACTGGAAGTTTAGATGCGATCAGTAATGCGTTAAAAGCATATTTTCATCTCGAATATGATTTGGAAGTCTATGAACAGAATTCTTTGGGCAAGGATTCTCAAGCAAAAGCCTGTGCACAGATTGGAATTTCACATCAAGGAAAAATGCATTGGGGTGCTGGGATTGATAAAGATATTATAGAAGCAACAGTGAAAGCCCTTGTGGTTGCAGTAAATAGGCTAGAGGTTTGGATGTAG
- a CDS encoding helix-turn-helix domain-containing protein produces the protein MEKDKLEKHEAMQYLREYNEQEIFYQQYQQKKHDNQSLQLFLKDYDQNTFMHKQIYIEEFLLKGQNEFEKEDTMWLGQEKDIEVRKYSRFMPQLSAIHDFFEMIYVLENEMYVEVEDKKMALKSGDIAFIPPNTLHKPIVMENTIAIQIMIRKSTFQKVFFKMLKGNHVISEFFLNALYIKENKNILIFHSHLDKNLVDCSLQLFTENYNRFPGYQLIMNNLFEILLCLLLRFKPSHMNVNQVKQYRDIRMIQMLQYIQQCCEHITIQEMAEEFNLSPSYLSKYIARKLGKSFREIRQEIRLEKACEMITSSNLQINDIATAVGYQNVEHFIRLFKKKYHLTPHQYRLNNRS, from the coding sequence ATGGAAAAAGATAAACTTGAAAAACATGAAGCGATGCAATATTTAAGAGAATACAACGAGCAAGAAATCTTTTATCAACAATACCAACAGAAAAAGCATGACAATCAATCATTGCAATTATTTTTGAAGGATTATGATCAAAACACTTTCATGCATAAGCAAATATATATAGAAGAATTTTTGCTAAAAGGGCAGAATGAATTTGAAAAAGAGGATACCATGTGGTTAGGTCAGGAGAAAGATATCGAAGTGAGAAAGTATAGCCGTTTTATGCCTCAATTGTCGGCTATCCATGATTTCTTTGAGATGATCTATGTTCTGGAAAATGAAATGTATGTAGAAGTGGAAGATAAAAAAATGGCTTTAAAATCAGGAGATATCGCCTTTATTCCACCTAACACCCTACACAAGCCAATTGTAATGGAGAATACAATCGCAATCCAAATCATGATCCGTAAAAGTACTTTTCAAAAAGTGTTTTTTAAAATGTTAAAAGGCAATCATGTCATTTCAGAATTCTTTTTGAATGCATTATATATAAAAGAAAATAAAAATATTCTTATTTTCCATAGTCACTTGGATAAAAATTTGGTAGACTGCTCTCTTCAACTGTTTACAGAAAATTATAATCGATTTCCTGGATACCAGTTGATTATGAATAATTTGTTTGAGATATTATTATGTCTCTTATTAAGATTCAAACCAAGTCATATGAACGTAAATCAGGTCAAACAATATCGTGATATACGTATGATTCAAATGCTCCAATATATTCAGCAATGTTGTGAGCATATAACAATCCAGGAGATGGCAGAGGAATTTAACCTTTCACCATCTTATCTGTCTAAATATATAGCTCGTAAGCTTGGCAAATCATTTCGTGAGATTCGACAAGAAATAAGATTGGAAAAAGCCTGCGAAATGATAACCAGCAGTAATTTACAAATAAATGATATTGCGACAGCCGTTGGTTATCAAAATGTAGAGCATTTCATTCGTTTATTTAAGAAAAAGTATCACTTAACACCACATCAATATCGTTTAAATAATAGATCATGA
- a CDS encoding sigma-70 family RNA polymerase sigma factor, which translates to MKQVRLIKKAQRGNVPAFETLMLMYQERLYKTAFLYTRNKEDSLDAVQETVIKAFKHLSGLKEPAYFSTWLTRILINTLFAMKKKQQDVVSFEQQHESVECNDFLEDKLDLKHALDVLDEQYQVVIQLFYFQDYSISMISQQMGMPEGTVKTHLYRARKLLKQTLEKEESVDGTKRNEKAL; encoded by the coding sequence ATGAAGCAAGTGCGTCTAATTAAAAAAGCACAAAGAGGGAATGTCCCGGCATTTGAGACATTAATGCTGATGTATCAAGAGCGTTTATATAAAACGGCTTTTCTCTATACAAGAAATAAAGAGGATTCGTTAGATGCTGTTCAGGAGACGGTCATTAAAGCATTTAAACATTTATCTGGATTAAAAGAACCGGCTTATTTTTCTACATGGCTGACTAGGATTTTGATCAATACACTTTTTGCGATGAAGAAAAAGCAGCAAGATGTTGTGTCGTTTGAACAGCAGCACGAAAGCGTTGAGTGCAATGATTTTTTGGAAGACAAGCTAGATTTAAAACATGCTCTTGATGTGTTAGACGAGCAATATCAGGTTGTGATTCAGCTATTTTATTTTCAAGATTATTCGATTTCGATGATTTCTCAGCAGATGGGTATGCCTGAAGGAACGGTCAAAACTCATTTGTATCGCGCAAGAAAGCTATTAAAGCAAACATTGGAAAAGGAGGAGAGTGTCGATGGAACGAAAAGAAATGAAAAAGCTTTATGA